DNA sequence from the Haladaptatus sp. R4 genome:
CACTAATGTGCATCGTCTCGATAGCAGCAATCCGGTTGCTCTGTACCTGGTCTCGACGACCGTTGTACATCATATAACAGCCGAACGCTGCAAATGGCAAGCCAAAACATGGTCCCACGAGCTTGAGTAGAAAATTCTGAACCATTTGTCGGCAAAAACACCCGTCCATAAATGAATGCTTGGGAACAGAGAGAAATTTAAATGATAGTCTATGGGTGGTGAAACTAGACGACCTATAACGGTTACATATATGTCTATATGAATATCTGAAATAAAAATCGTCCGTCAAGGAATATCGAACTCCGAGTGGGTCAACGCATCGGCAACAATCGATGCAGACTGATTTCCGGATCACTCGATTTTCGCTTCGATTACTCGAGTTGTGCGCGAAGTGCGTCGAGATGGTCGTCGATAACCGAGAGGGCCGCGTCGGCGTCCATGTAGCCGTTGTCGTACTCGCTGTACACCTTGTCCACGTCGCGGAAGAACTGGTCCAAATCCACGTTGTCAGTATCGCTCATGAGTGGGGGAAAGCGGTTGGGATGGAAAAAGGCGATGGCTTCGGAGAAGTATGATGATCCTTCCTGTGAAACTGGTTACTAACCCAACAACCCCCACGACCAACCATGCCAGATCACTTTCCCACCGTTCGAGTCGCCGAGACGGAACTGAAGGTCGGACGAACGCCAGCACATCCGGAGGACGAGTTCGAGTTTCAACCGGACGACTCGCTCGCCGACGACTCGTTCGTTGCCACCGCTATCGAACCGACTCGGGAGATGACGAACGAACACCCCCCAAGCGTCGAAGTTTCCATCACGAACGTCAGGGACACCCCAATCGACGTGACGTTCGGTGCGACGCCGCCGCTCGACGTGTATCCGGGAAAGGATGACGCTGAGGGACTGTTGTACCTGATTCCGCTCGAATCGGATGACGTTTCTATCACACCCGAACGGCTCGTTCCCGATTCGATGGAACACGGTATCTGGCGGGTAACGGAGTCGTTCACGATTCCGGAATCGGTAACGATTCTCACCATCGAACCGGGGAAATCCATCACGGGCGAGTACGCGGTTCTCGGGCAACCACTGGGAAAAGAAAGGGGATCCGACGCGCCGAGTTCCGCCCGTGGTCTCGTTCCGGGAACTTACGCGTTCGTCGGCGATTACTTCGTTGACGAAACGACCCCATCGATTTGGATACAGTGGAAGTTCGAACTCGTGGTCGAAGCGTAACTGCACGATTAACCGACATTCTAAATAGTCGTCTCGTCCGTTCTCGTGACGATGAGCGACGAACTACACTCCTTGCTGGAATGGTTCGATTTGAAGGACGAACTCCGTACCGGGTGGGTTCTGCGGAACATCGAGGCTCCGGAGTCGGTCGCGGCACACACGTGGGGGACGGCATCGCTGTGTCTCCTCTACGCCGGACGGGCCGACGTCGACCGCGAACGAGCGGTTACGATGGCCCTCATCCACGACCTCGGGGAAGCGCGAACAGGGGATATCGCCACCCGCGCGGAAGACGGGCGGGAGACCATCTCGGCGGCGGAGAAAGAAGCCGCCGAACGGAACGCGGTAACCGACCTCGTCAGTCCCTTCGAGGACGGCGAGTTGGTGTCGCTGTGGGAGGAGTACGAGGCGCGGGAGACGCGGACCGCGCGGTTCGTCAAGGACATGGACTTGGTCGATAACTGCCTTCAGGCGCTCAAGTACGAGTCCCAGAACCGGTACGACGACACCGAATCGAACGACCACTTCGACGAATTCGAGAACTTGGACGAGTTCTTCGCCACCGCCGCCCCGCGCTTTCAAACGCAGTTGGGGGAGGAACTGTTCGAGCGGACCAAAACGGAGTACGAGAACGAAATCGGACGTGAGTGTCAACTTTGAACATCTCTTTACCACCCGTCCTCCATCGAGTTCGCTAGCACCAATCGACAGGGGCGTCGAAAACGTGCATTTTCACAACCGCCAGAAATCAGCAACCGACACAGTCACGGGGACCAGCAACACTCCCGGAAAATCGGATATTTTCCGGGCCGACGACCGAACGGAGTTCAGACACCTCGCTCCGCGAGGTATCTGAAACGAAGTGAGGGAGGAGTGTCTTCGTGAGTAAAGCGAACGAAGGCTCGGAAGTCGCAGCCCGCGAACGAAGTGAGCTGGAACGTCTTCCGGCGCTTTTGATGAACGTTTTACAGGGAAGCCGTCAGCGGTCGCGCGCTACGGCACGCGACCGCTGACTTCTGACCGTCGTAAAACGTTCTATTGGAACATTCTGAGCGGTTGAGCCTGCGAACTCTCCGCCTCTTCGGTCTGCTGCATGCGCTGTGCGAACTGCTCTTTCTGCTCGCGAATCTCCTCGGCGCTCTCGACCAGTTCTTCGGTGTTCACTTCGGTACCGGCGATGGGGTCGACTCCCTTTTCGAGGAGGACGCGGGCCGCTTCGGGGTCGGGGAACTGCGGGTCGGATTCGACGATCAGGCCGATTGCGCCGAGGCCGTGTCGACTGGCGCGGTGAAGGAGCGCGCCGGTCGGGCCGCTAATGGCACCCATCTCGGTCGGGAAACCGATGTCATACTCTTCGAGCAGTTGGGCCATGTCGCCGGTCGCGGTCCCGTACAGTTCGGGCACTTTTCCGGGTTGTTTCTGCTGGGGCAGGCCGCTCAGGTAGAGCGGCGTCACGTCGTTCGATTCCATCCAACCCGTGACACAGTCCGCGAACTCCGGGGCGGCGTCCGCCGAGATGGGAACGTCGCTTCGCAGCGCGAGCAAGTCGCGTTCCTCGTCGGCGTAGATGCGAACCGGCGGGAGGAGGTCTGGTTTTCCGTCCTCGTAGATTGCGATTTGGGGGATTCCATCGCAGTCCACCGCGGCGTAGTAGGTCATATCGAACTGTTCGATGAGATGGTCCGTGGCGATTTTGCCGACCAGTCCGAGTCCGGGGAGCCCTTCGACCAACGTCGGTTCGTCGAGTTCGATATCGTCCGCGACGACGGCGATATTCGTCATACCCGTAAATTCGGACCGACTCGTCTTAATAACGAGGGCGAGGGAAAACGGTGAGACGGTCGGGGCGGCCACCGACGACTTCGAAACCCACAAACACCTCTCGCCCGCATAGCCGAGCAATGGAC
Encoded proteins:
- a CDS encoding proteasome assembly chaperone family protein — encoded protein: MTNIAVVADDIELDEPTLVEGLPGLGLVGKIATDHLIEQFDMTYYAAVDCDGIPQIAIYEDGKPDLLPPVRIYADEERDLLALRSDVPISADAAPEFADCVTGWMESNDVTPLYLSGLPQQKQPGKVPELYGTATGDMAQLLEEYDIGFPTEMGAISGPTGALLHRASRHGLGAIGLIVESDPQFPDPEAARVLLEKGVDPIAGTEVNTEELVESAEEIREQKEQFAQRMQQTEEAESSQAQPLRMFQ
- a CDS encoding HD domain-containing protein, coding for MSDELHSLLEWFDLKDELRTGWVLRNIEAPESVAAHTWGTASLCLLYAGRADVDRERAVTMALIHDLGEARTGDIATRAEDGRETISAAEKEAAERNAVTDLVSPFEDGELVSLWEEYEARETRTARFVKDMDLVDNCLQALKYESQNRYDDTESNDHFDEFENLDEFFATAAPRFQTQLGEELFERTKTEYENEIGRECQL